One window of the Alkalispirillum mobile genome contains the following:
- the cas8g1 gene encoding type I-G CRISPR-associated protein Cas8g1/Csx17 translates to MSTPLHLSGCTPIPLAGYLKALGILRLVAEQADPDARGCWQNEQFLLESSLDEEGLRHFFLEAYEPTPVLAPWNGGSGFYPKDNKAGIDPLAQAKARRLQPVCDTINTIRGILGRGEHEERPAGEDKAALLRELRAELTDNAVGWLDSAVLLTEDHPRYPPLLGTGGNDGRLDFTNNFMQRLVTVVNPETGAPRPGATEWLDEALFATRQPGIPTAKLGQFSPGEAGGPNQTSGFEIDKPLVNPWDFILMLEGALLFAATATKRLETAGAGTLSYPFTVRVTGAGSGGAALEDEGNARAEFWAPLWEAPVGLRELHGVLAEGRVTLNRRPVRDGLEFVRAVSHLGVERGLSSFQRYAFLMRSGKAYFATPLNRVTVERNPAADLIDELDVHGWLDRFRRHGRRDGANRVVSLARRLEDAIFELATRRGDHGPVVRRLLEILGEIQLYLARSPSARDVSKGGCPPVPSLSADWFRRADDDSPEVAVAAALAGLHGRNRYGDYRIPMRAHLAPERPGRYPTWAADDTHTVTWAAGAPLADNLAATLHRRLLQTSQRELPDKPLFPSRTAPLADVAAWLASDLDEQRLSKLLPGLMLVRIPRGATRRHGMPRSLPPTGYSSRSSAPTNSSTEPEYCHRNGPCR, encoded by the coding sequence ATGAGTACACCGTTGCACCTATCCGGCTGCACCCCCATTCCCCTGGCCGGCTACCTCAAGGCTTTGGGCATCCTGCGGCTGGTGGCCGAACAGGCCGATCCGGATGCACGTGGCTGCTGGCAGAACGAACAGTTCCTGCTGGAGAGCAGCCTGGATGAGGAGGGCCTGCGGCACTTTTTTCTGGAAGCCTATGAGCCAACCCCGGTCCTAGCACCCTGGAACGGCGGAAGCGGCTTTTACCCCAAGGACAACAAGGCCGGCATTGATCCTCTTGCCCAAGCGAAGGCACGTCGCCTGCAACCGGTTTGTGACACCATCAACACCATTCGCGGAATCCTAGGCAGAGGAGAACACGAGGAACGACCAGCCGGCGAGGATAAAGCCGCTCTTTTAAGAGAATTAAGGGCCGAGCTCACCGATAACGCTGTGGGATGGCTGGACTCCGCTGTGCTGCTGACCGAAGACCATCCGCGGTACCCGCCCCTTCTGGGCACTGGCGGCAACGACGGCAGGCTGGACTTTACCAATAATTTCATGCAGCGGCTGGTTACCGTGGTGAACCCTGAAACCGGTGCACCCCGCCCAGGGGCAACCGAGTGGTTGGACGAAGCACTTTTCGCCACCCGTCAACCAGGCATCCCAACTGCCAAGCTTGGACAGTTCTCCCCTGGAGAGGCTGGTGGGCCGAACCAGACCAGCGGCTTTGAGATCGACAAGCCGTTGGTCAACCCCTGGGATTTCATTCTGATGCTGGAAGGCGCGCTGCTCTTTGCCGCCACGGCGACAAAGCGGCTGGAAACCGCAGGAGCGGGCACCCTGAGCTACCCCTTCACCGTTCGCGTAACCGGCGCGGGCAGTGGTGGCGCTGCACTTGAGGATGAGGGAAACGCCCGCGCCGAATTCTGGGCACCTCTCTGGGAGGCTCCGGTGGGCCTTCGCGAGTTGCACGGTGTCCTGGCCGAAGGCCGGGTCACCTTGAATCGCCGCCCCGTAAGGGATGGACTGGAGTTCGTTCGAGCGGTCTCACACCTGGGCGTGGAGCGCGGCCTTTCAAGCTTCCAGCGCTACGCCTTCCTGATGCGCTCCGGTAAAGCATACTTCGCCACACCCCTGAACCGCGTCACAGTAGAACGCAATCCCGCCGCAGACCTGATCGACGAGCTCGATGTCCATGGCTGGCTGGATCGCTTCCGTCGTCACGGCCGGCGGGACGGCGCCAACCGGGTCGTTTCTCTGGCTCGGCGACTGGAAGACGCCATCTTCGAACTGGCCACCCGCCGAGGCGACCACGGGCCCGTGGTTCGTCGCCTACTGGAAATCCTGGGAGAAATCCAACTCTACCTGGCACGCAGCCCCAGTGCGCGGGATGTGTCCAAGGGAGGGTGTCCGCCGGTGCCATCGCTTTCCGCCGATTGGTTCCGTCGGGCCGATGACGACAGCCCCGAGGTAGCCGTGGCCGCAGCTCTGGCCGGGCTGCACGGCCGCAACAGGTACGGCGACTACCGAATACCCATGCGCGCACACCTGGCGCCCGAACGACCTGGACGCTATCCGACCTGGGCTGCAGACGACACTCACACGGTCACCTGGGCCGCCGGTGCCCCGCTAGCCGACAACCTCGCCGCCACCCTTCACCGCCGGTTACTCCAGACCAGCCAACGGGAGCTTCCGGATAAACCCCTATTCCCCTCGCGCACCGCCCCCTTGGCCGACGTGGCCGCTTGGCTCGCCAGCGACCTGGATGAACAACGGCTCTCCAAGTTGCTGCCGGGGCTAATGCTGGTGCGAATCCCGCGTGGGGCCACTCGGCGCCACGGGATGCCCCGCTCCCTGCCGCCTACCGGTTACTCAAGCCGCTCTTCTGCACCAACGAACAGCTCCACCGAGCCGGAGTATTGCCACCGGAACGGACCTTGCCGCTGA
- a CDS encoding alkaline phytoceramidase has protein sequence MSSRAGKGVLRRSGGLWLTLLCAALVVAAWLWVPPFPQPEAYHDFADRRQVLGIPHFGDVVSNGVFLLVGLYGLAQTRRLQARHAFRPATDAWPYYALFLATLGVAFGSTYYHLDPDHWRLYWDRLPISLAFMAIFSAVLGERLPARATPWLLPLLLLTGAAGATHWLITELAGQGDLRLYLLVQAVPILVAVVWIGMRGGRYTRGGDVIAAAGWYLLALLLENMDAPVFEATGGWVSGHTLKHLLVGVALYWLVRMLRLRRRRGAIA, from the coding sequence GTGTCCAGCCGGGCAGGCAAGGGCGTGCTGAGGCGCAGCGGCGGGCTCTGGCTGACCCTGCTCTGTGCCGCACTGGTGGTGGCCGCGTGGCTCTGGGTGCCGCCCTTTCCCCAACCGGAGGCCTACCACGACTTCGCCGACCGCCGGCAGGTGCTGGGCATTCCCCATTTTGGCGACGTGGTCTCAAACGGGGTGTTCCTGCTTGTGGGGCTGTACGGCCTGGCCCAGACGCGCCGGCTTCAGGCCCGCCACGCTTTCCGGCCCGCCACCGACGCCTGGCCCTATTACGCGCTGTTTCTGGCCACGCTGGGTGTCGCCTTCGGTTCCACCTATTACCACCTGGACCCGGACCATTGGCGGCTCTACTGGGACCGGTTGCCGATCAGCCTGGCCTTCATGGCGATCTTCTCGGCGGTGCTGGGGGAGCGTCTGCCGGCGCGGGCCACCCCCTGGCTGTTACCGTTGCTGCTGCTGACCGGTGCGGCTGGTGCGACCCACTGGTTGATCACGGAGTTGGCGGGGCAGGGTGATTTGCGCCTTTACCTGCTGGTGCAGGCGGTACCCATTCTGGTGGCGGTCGTCTGGATCGGGATGCGGGGCGGGCGCTACACCCGCGGTGGCGATGTGATCGCCGCCGCGGGTTGGTACCTGCTGGCCCTTTTACTGGAGAACATGGACGCACCGGTGTTCGAAGCCACCGGCGGTTGGGTAAGCGGCCATACCCTCAAACACCTGCTGGTGGGTGTAGCGCTGTACTGGCTGGTTCGGATGCTGCGCCTGCGCCGCCGGCGTGGCGCGATCGCCTGA
- a CDS encoding lytic transglycosylase domain-containing protein: MHSYNPHALSLSDLLVSGLLAAAITLMGILAFEQDGRSAHPGLAVADETGLLSASGHLWETYPWLQPPMENLARLWAAGRHETLSGTESQETPPAETKPLYDLIAEHYPMGMERARQFAGWIEGAADTYEVPAELLAAVIAVESSFRVDVRSSVGAVGPAQLRPEYWSELGYNLNDPGENIRAGARVLSNYYHLCESDWDCALRAYNVGITRVMNGGGGAAGERYVSRISSAPFVAEGGGW, translated from the coding sequence ATGCATTCATACAATCCACACGCGCTGAGCCTGTCAGATCTTCTGGTCAGCGGCCTGCTGGCGGCTGCCATCACGCTGATGGGTATTCTCGCCTTTGAACAAGACGGGCGCTCCGCTCATCCGGGCCTGGCGGTGGCGGACGAGACGGGGCTGCTGAGCGCCTCCGGCCACCTTTGGGAGACCTACCCCTGGCTGCAGCCCCCCATGGAAAACCTGGCCCGGCTCTGGGCCGCCGGTCGCCACGAGACCCTGTCCGGCACCGAGAGCCAGGAAACACCGCCGGCAGAGACCAAGCCGCTTTACGACCTGATCGCCGAGCACTACCCCATGGGCATGGAGCGCGCCCGGCAATTCGCCGGCTGGATCGAGGGCGCTGCGGACACCTACGAAGTACCGGCGGAGTTGCTCGCGGCTGTGATCGCCGTGGAATCGTCCTTCCGGGTAGACGTCCGCTCGTCGGTGGGCGCCGTGGGCCCGGCGCAACTTCGCCCGGAGTACTGGAGCGAGTTGGGGTACAACCTGAACGATCCCGGCGAGAACATCCGCGCCGGCGCCCGGGTGCTGTCCAACTACTACCACCTGTGCGAAAGCGATTGGGACTGCGCGCTACGCGCCTACAACGTCGGGATCACCCGGGTGATGAACGGCGGTGGCGGCGCAGCGGGTGAGCGGTACGTGAGTCGGATCAGCAGCGCTCCGTTCGTCGCCGAGGGTGGCGGCTGGTAA
- the cas3g gene encoding type I-G CRISPR-associated helicase/endonuclease Cas3g: MQDFTSLFHQATALKYPYPYQTRLATEPWPEVVHIPTGLGKTAGLTLAWLYQRGIRADGVRVAPNPDAPRRLIWCLPMRVLVEQTVTNVRTWLHRLGLLGESGETGKIAVHTVMGGEPDLARGAWAAHPEQEAILIGTQDMLLSRALMRGYGMSRYQWPVHYALLHNDALWVFDEVQLMGPALPTTTQLEAFRRDIGTAAPSHSVWVSATLRNEWLETVDFRPHCKTGLKRLELDEKDRQSSGVHARAYAPKTLQAATTRLTDGTQKGHKEYIQSLAAEILSAHHPGEQTLVIVNRVERAQALYDALAGSDAERLLLHARFRPAERSALEHRIQETPGTEGRIVVATQAVEAGVDLDSRVLFTELAPWASLVQRFGRCNRAGLFENAQIRWIDMAEEVGSLALPYSAEALAAARVQLEATPSASPGDLPPVTEPRPLSQVLRRRDLLELFNTDPDLSGFDVDVSPYIRDAGTPQVQVFWRDLEGTDAADEPAPERGELCPASITQVRAHLTKNLPATRRKASGRDKPLAWRFDPLGGNHREGAWVRIRTAEETRPGQTLMLDAADGGYDLEQGFLPGAVGPVALAPRQRSEAEEGFGSERMTAIGRRVTLRKHLSDVAAAMTALAEALDLPQAQREALVPAARWHDVGKAHEAFQRGIGFIPDSPDGPWAKSDHGGRPDYHLVQADGSREERPGFRHELASALAWLEAGGPELEPALRDRIAYLIAAHHGRVRLGLRALPGEKEPPDPSTLYARGVWAGDRLPALEFDGIRMEPVQLRLDLMRLGTGVQGPSWAERTRRLLDHHGPFRLAWEEALVRIADWRASREEQQGGYQ, translated from the coding sequence ATGCAGGACTTCACTTCACTGTTCCACCAAGCCACCGCGCTCAAATACCCTTACCCCTACCAAACCCGCCTGGCCACGGAGCCATGGCCGGAGGTTGTGCACATTCCCACCGGTTTGGGAAAAACTGCGGGCCTCACCCTGGCATGGCTTTATCAGCGGGGTATTCGTGCCGATGGCGTCCGCGTGGCGCCAAACCCGGATGCACCCAGGCGTCTGATCTGGTGCCTGCCCATGCGGGTGCTGGTTGAGCAGACCGTCACTAACGTTCGCACCTGGCTGCATCGACTCGGCCTATTGGGAGAATCCGGTGAGACGGGGAAGATTGCGGTTCACACCGTAATGGGCGGTGAACCGGACCTTGCACGAGGGGCCTGGGCCGCACATCCAGAACAAGAGGCGATCCTGATTGGCACTCAGGACATGTTGCTCTCCCGGGCACTGATGCGGGGGTACGGCATGAGCCGCTACCAGTGGCCCGTGCATTATGCCCTGCTGCACAACGATGCCCTCTGGGTCTTCGACGAGGTGCAGCTCATGGGCCCGGCACTACCTACGACCACCCAGCTTGAAGCCTTCCGCCGCGATATCGGCACTGCCGCACCGTCACACAGTGTATGGGTCTCCGCAACACTGCGGAATGAGTGGCTAGAGACTGTGGATTTCCGGCCGCACTGCAAGACCGGGCTGAAGCGGCTGGAACTCGACGAGAAGGATCGGCAGTCATCCGGGGTTCACGCCCGTGCATACGCCCCCAAGACGCTGCAAGCGGCCACCACCCGACTAACGGACGGAACGCAAAAGGGGCATAAGGAGTACATCCAGAGCCTGGCCGCCGAAATCCTCAGCGCACACCACCCCGGGGAGCAGACACTGGTCATCGTCAACCGGGTGGAGCGCGCCCAAGCGCTGTACGATGCGCTGGCAGGGTCAGACGCAGAACGGCTTCTCCTGCACGCCCGCTTCCGCCCCGCGGAACGCTCCGCGCTGGAGCATCGCATCCAAGAAACGCCTGGTACTGAGGGCCGCATCGTCGTGGCCACCCAGGCCGTGGAGGCCGGGGTCGACCTGGACAGCCGAGTCCTGTTTACCGAGTTGGCCCCCTGGGCCTCGCTGGTACAGCGTTTCGGCCGTTGCAACCGGGCCGGGCTGTTCGAAAACGCACAGATCCGGTGGATCGATATGGCCGAAGAGGTTGGCAGCTTGGCCCTTCCCTACAGTGCGGAAGCGCTAGCGGCCGCGCGCGTGCAACTGGAAGCCACCCCTTCCGCCAGCCCAGGGGATCTGCCACCGGTCACCGAACCGCGCCCTCTCAGCCAAGTACTGCGCCGCCGCGACCTGCTGGAGTTGTTCAACACCGACCCTGACTTATCCGGCTTTGACGTCGATGTCTCCCCTTACATTCGAGATGCCGGCACCCCCCAGGTCCAGGTCTTCTGGCGCGATCTGGAGGGCACGGATGCAGCAGACGAGCCCGCTCCCGAACGCGGGGAACTGTGCCCCGCCTCGATCACGCAAGTGCGAGCGCACTTGACCAAAAACCTGCCCGCCACACGCCGCAAGGCCTCGGGGCGGGACAAACCACTGGCCTGGCGCTTCGACCCACTGGGAGGCAACCACCGTGAAGGGGCATGGGTCCGGATCCGCACCGCCGAAGAGACCCGGCCTGGGCAGACTCTCATGCTGGATGCTGCCGACGGCGGCTACGACCTGGAGCAAGGTTTCCTGCCCGGTGCTGTTGGGCCGGTGGCACTCGCACCAAGGCAGCGCAGCGAGGCCGAGGAAGGCTTCGGTAGCGAACGCATGACCGCTATCGGCCGCCGGGTCACCTTGCGAAAACACCTCTCAGACGTCGCCGCTGCCATGACGGCGCTCGCTGAGGCACTTGATCTCCCTCAGGCACAACGCGAGGCCCTCGTCCCCGCCGCACGCTGGCACGACGTTGGCAAGGCGCACGAAGCCTTTCAGCGCGGCATTGGGTTCATCCCGGACTCACCCGACGGCCCTTGGGCAAAATCCGATCATGGCGGTCGCCCCGACTATCACCTTGTGCAGGCTGACGGTAGCCGTGAAGAGCGACCCGGCTTTCGCCACGAACTGGCTTCCGCCCTGGCCTGGCTGGAAGCGGGAGGGCCGGAATTGGAGCCAGCGCTAAGGGACCGTATTGCCTATCTGATCGCAGCCCATCACGGCCGCGTCCGGCTTGGACTGCGGGCACTTCCGGGCGAAAAAGAGCCGCCGGACCCAAGCACCCTCTACGCCCGGGGCGTCTGGGCCGGTGACCGACTGCCTGCCCTAGAGTTCGATGGCATCCGTATGGAGCCGGTTCAACTGCGCCTCGACCTCATGCGGCTGGGCACCGGCGTACAAGGGCCCTCATGGGCCGAACGCACTCGGCGCCTTCTCGATCATCACGGGCCCTTCCGACTCGCATGGGAGGAAGCCCTGGTACGCATCGCAGACTGGCGGGCCTCGCGAGAGGAACAGCAAGGGGGCTACCAATGA
- the cas2 gene encoding CRISPR-associated endonuclease Cas2, with the protein MSEHLYIVAYDISCPKRWRRVFKLMKGYGEWLQLSVFQCRLSRQRHAELVALLDGIIHHEHDHVVTMEVGLADKISPKVTSLGKDYEPVAREPVIV; encoded by the coding sequence ATGAGTGAACACCTTTACATTGTGGCGTACGACATTTCCTGCCCCAAGCGGTGGCGTCGGGTTTTCAAGCTCATGAAGGGGTATGGGGAGTGGCTACAGTTATCGGTCTTTCAGTGCCGGTTATCTCGGCAGCGTCATGCAGAGCTGGTGGCCCTCCTTGACGGCATTATTCACCACGAGCATGATCACGTGGTGACCATGGAAGTCGGCTTGGCGGACAAGATCAGCCCCAAGGTTACGAGTCTGGGCAAGGATTACGAGCCCGTAGCCCGCGAACCGGTTATTGTCTGA
- the csb2 gene encoding type I-G CRISPR-associated protein Csb2, with protein sequence MVAIAFRFPAGRYHATPWGRHVNEAEVEWPPSPWRILRALLATFHRKGWEERYPVEQLDALIEALSHKLPTYRLPPAIRAHSRHYMPQGRLKGGREDTSLIFDAFARLSPEAELIVDWSVSLTDEQRSLLDGLLGDLGFLGRAESWVEARLLDAPNETPNCRPSALAVDPETGEALEPVRLLAPISPAEYGPWRSEVVTAHGLNAQRLKKPQQRILDSLPETLAGALRVDTGDLQQAGWSLPPGAQYVTYQRPYATFAPTPAARRQRQRRTAATTARLALAGKPLPRLVDAIRISEISRLAAIKKAEQVNAGHIPPVLSGHNLPANNRHGHAFYLPEDADGDGHIDHILVHAPAGLSAEAIRALDRITRLWDRDGGDWQVLFEGAGTVAGVSDSIYLGRGHVWHSVTPYLHPWHAKKRFGIAEQLARECRERGLPEPEDVSVVPRVNVGGMKYRPVHFHRFRSTRKRLPQPDTRGHFLQITFPSTVEGPLALGFGCHYGLGIFRATEDQT encoded by the coding sequence ATGGTTGCCATTGCCTTTCGCTTCCCGGCTGGGCGTTATCACGCTACCCCTTGGGGGCGCCACGTCAACGAGGCCGAGGTGGAGTGGCCGCCGTCACCTTGGCGCATCCTGCGTGCCCTGTTAGCGACCTTCCACCGCAAGGGTTGGGAAGAGCGCTATCCAGTGGAGCAACTAGACGCTCTCATCGAGGCGCTGTCCCATAAGCTACCCACCTACCGGTTGCCGCCCGCCATTCGCGCCCATAGCCGCCACTATATGCCTCAGGGTCGCCTTAAGGGTGGCCGAGAGGACACCTCACTGATCTTCGACGCCTTCGCCCGTCTCAGTCCGGAGGCCGAGCTGATTGTGGATTGGTCGGTGTCACTCACCGACGAGCAGCGCAGCCTGCTTGACGGGCTGCTTGGCGACCTCGGCTTTTTGGGCCGTGCGGAGAGCTGGGTGGAGGCACGGCTGCTCGACGCCCCGAATGAAACACCCAACTGCCGACCTTCGGCGCTGGCAGTGGACCCCGAGACTGGCGAGGCGTTGGAACCGGTACGCTTGCTCGCGCCGATTTCGCCTGCCGAGTACGGCCCCTGGCGGTCTGAGGTGGTCACCGCCCATGGCCTCAACGCCCAGCGACTTAAGAAGCCGCAGCAACGGATCCTGGACTCCCTGCCGGAAACGCTGGCCGGCGCGTTGCGGGTGGACACCGGCGACCTCCAGCAGGCAGGCTGGAGCCTGCCCCCTGGTGCACAATACGTTACCTACCAGCGACCTTACGCCACCTTCGCGCCGACCCCCGCTGCGCGGCGCCAGCGCCAACGCCGGACAGCAGCCACCACCGCCCGTCTGGCGCTGGCCGGCAAACCACTCCCTCGTCTGGTCGACGCCATCCGAATCAGCGAGATCAGCCGTCTGGCTGCCATCAAGAAAGCGGAACAAGTTAACGCTGGCCACATTCCCCCCGTTCTCTCCGGCCACAACCTTCCCGCGAACAACCGCCATGGCCACGCCTTCTACCTGCCAGAGGACGCTGACGGGGACGGCCACATCGACCATATCCTGGTCCATGCCCCTGCCGGTCTTTCTGCAGAGGCCATCCGGGCTCTGGACCGTATTACTCGGCTTTGGGACCGGGATGGTGGCGACTGGCAGGTGCTGTTCGAGGGTGCTGGGACGGTGGCCGGTGTTTCCGATTCTATATACCTGGGCAGAGGGCATGTTTGGCACTCGGTAACCCCTTACCTTCATCCATGGCACGCCAAGAAGCGCTTCGGCATTGCGGAACAGCTCGCCCGTGAATGCCGCGAGCGAGGCCTGCCTGAACCGGAGGACGTATCCGTGGTGCCCCGTGTGAACGTCGGCGGAATGAAGTATCGCCCTGTGCACTTTCACCGCTTCCGGTCCACCCGCAAGCGACTGCCCCAGCCCGATACCCGTGGGCATTTCCTGCAGATCACTTTTCCGAGCACGGTGGAAGGACCATTGGCATTGGGATTTGGCTGTCATTACGGGCTAGGGATATTCCGGGCCACCGAAGATCAGACGTAA
- the cas7g gene encoding type I-G CRISPR-associated RAMP protein Csb1/Cas7g, which translates to MAVKLNALTNAPRLLIEADLKPIQGSRFQPTGFPDLGAAEYPAPDGNGRMLLVESAQSMANRLEAVCWDDASEDWVGPLQGLPYVRVQNSNGETLTTSVLEAHRLNSPYILEGKDTTVLNMLKDELAGMEQGRVDIRKLAETLVRVDTNAALHGVFLAKKELAGGRLRLPRALSAFIEAEDVKVAPSGGVKVDTVAPSGDTSKGFGNVPYARDEYVAPSITAYFNLDLAQIRAFRLGEAAERLLITLALFKIRRFLETGLRLRTACDLECQELRVTRPEGFEVPPLTDLKGELPGLIEAAAGVGLFNEPRITEVTYRK; encoded by the coding sequence ATGGCCGTGAAGCTCAATGCCCTCACCAACGCACCCCGCCTACTTATAGAGGCGGACCTGAAACCGATCCAAGGCAGTCGCTTCCAGCCCACCGGCTTCCCTGATCTTGGCGCCGCCGAATACCCTGCGCCCGATGGCAACGGCCGTATGCTACTGGTGGAATCCGCCCAGAGCATGGCCAACCGGCTGGAGGCAGTCTGCTGGGACGATGCCAGTGAGGACTGGGTTGGGCCACTGCAAGGGCTGCCCTATGTGCGGGTGCAGAACAGCAACGGGGAGACCCTCACAACCTCCGTGCTCGAAGCACATCGTCTGAACTCGCCGTACATCCTGGAGGGCAAAGACACTACCGTCCTGAACATGCTCAAGGACGAACTGGCCGGAATGGAGCAAGGACGGGTGGATATCCGAAAGCTCGCCGAAACCCTGGTGCGGGTAGATACCAACGCCGCCCTGCACGGGGTTTTCCTCGCCAAGAAAGAACTCGCCGGCGGCCGCCTGCGCCTGCCCCGCGCCCTGTCAGCCTTCATTGAGGCAGAGGATGTAAAGGTTGCCCCCAGCGGGGGCGTAAAAGTCGATACGGTGGCCCCCAGCGGTGACACCTCCAAGGGCTTCGGCAACGTCCCTTACGCCCGCGACGAGTACGTCGCCCCGAGCATCACCGCCTACTTCAACCTGGATCTGGCGCAGATCCGTGCCTTCCGCTTGGGCGAAGCGGCTGAACGCCTGCTGATAACGCTGGCACTGTTCAAAATCCGACGCTTCCTCGAAACTGGCCTTCGGCTGCGTACCGCCTGCGACTTGGAGTGCCAGGAACTGCGGGTAACCCGGCCGGAAGGATTTGAGGTGCCACCACTGACCGATCTGAAGGGTGAACTGCCGGGGCTCATCGAGGCCGCAGCTGGTGTAGGCCTGTTTAACGAGCCGCGGATCACCGAAGTGACCTACAGGAAGTAA
- a CDS encoding O-methyltransferase: MTGFSIGLDEQLGTYLQNVGVREDDVLIRLREATAELPNAQMQSAPEQGALMQLLLRLMGARRVIEVGTFTGYGALWMARGLPADGRLVCCEMEQRYIDFARPYWQEAGVEGRIEVRLGPALEALDELLAADQAGAWDMAFIDADKAGYVDYYERCLQLVRPNGLILVDNTLWYGRVADPEVKDESTEAIRHFNQYVADDDRVDLVLAPVADGLTFCRKRAA, from the coding sequence ATGACAGGATTCAGTATCGGGCTCGATGAGCAACTCGGCACTTACCTGCAGAACGTCGGGGTGCGAGAGGACGACGTACTGATCCGCCTGCGCGAGGCCACAGCGGAGCTGCCTAACGCCCAGATGCAGAGCGCGCCGGAGCAGGGGGCGCTGATGCAGTTGCTGCTGCGGCTGATGGGCGCGCGCCGGGTGATCGAGGTGGGCACCTTCACGGGCTATGGCGCCCTGTGGATGGCGCGGGGCCTGCCGGCGGACGGGCGGCTGGTCTGCTGCGAAATGGAGCAGCGCTACATCGATTTCGCCCGACCCTATTGGCAGGAGGCCGGTGTCGAGGGGCGTATCGAGGTCCGCCTGGGGCCAGCGCTGGAGGCCCTGGACGAGCTGCTGGCGGCGGACCAGGCCGGGGCCTGGGACATGGCCTTCATCGACGCCGACAAGGCCGGCTATGTGGACTATTACGAGCGCTGTCTGCAACTGGTCCGGCCCAATGGGCTGATCCTGGTCGACAACACCCTCTGGTATGGCCGGGTGGCCGACCCTGAGGTCAAGGATGAGAGCACGGAGGCCATCCGGCATTTCAATCAGTACGTGGCCGATGACGACCGGGTGGATCTGGTGCTGGCGCCCGTTGCGGACGGCCTGACCTTCTGTCGCAAGCGGGCCGCCTGA